One stretch of Cyclopterus lumpus isolate fCycLum1 chromosome 10, fCycLum1.pri, whole genome shotgun sequence DNA includes these proteins:
- the fgf18a gene encoding fibroblast growth factor 18a — MWPLLSTLTVLCIQMLLVMCDPLQQVLGVDGVNFSVHVENQTQVRDTMSRRHHRVYQLYSRTSGKHVQVLGRRISARGEDGDKFAQLVVEADTFGSQVRIRGKETNFYLCMNRRGKLVGKKASNRSDDCVFVEKVLENHYTALMSARYTGWYVGFTKRGRPRRGPHTLPNQQDVHFMKRFPPGEQPDLTTPFRFTTVSKRGKRVRATGPR, encoded by the exons ATGTGGCCCCTTCTTTCCACGCTGACCGTCTT ATGTATCCAGATGTTGCTGGTGATGTGCGATCCATTACAG caGGTACTTGGTGTGGATGGGGTCAACTTCAGCGTGCATGTGGAGAACCAAACACAGGTGCGAGACACCATGAGTCGACGACACCACCGGGTCTACCAGCTCTACAGCCGCACCAGTGGCAAACACGTCCAGGTACTGGGACGCAGAATCAGCGCtcgaggagaagatggagacaaatttg CCCAGCTCGTAGTGGAGGCTGATACCTTTGGTAGCCAGGTGAGAATCCGGGGCAAAGAAACCAATTTCTACCTGTGCATGAACCGCCGCGGAAAGCTGGTCGGAAAG AAGGCCAGTAACCGAAGCGATGACTGCGTTTTTGTGGAAAAGGTTCTGGAAAACCACTACACAGCGCTGATGTCAGCGCGCTACACGGGCTGGTATGTGGGCTTCACTAAAAGAGGTCGTCCTCGCCGTGGTCCCCACACACTCCCGAACCAGCAGGACGTACACTTCATGAAGCGCTTCCCGCCTGGTGAGCAGCCCGACCTCACCACCCCCTTTCGCTTCACCACCGTCAGCAAGCGGGGCAAGCGGGTGCGTGCTACCGGGCCCCGCTAG